A portion of the candidate division KSB1 bacterium genome contains these proteins:
- a CDS encoding cache domain-containing protein: MRLSLRTKLLASSVAVVVASGIVVTWLGLRLIGDRLVRQAQEKVRSDLNAARALYEENAGDITDVVRLTASRFFLQEALRAGDVRRLQEEIIRTRNHECLDILTVTDAHGRVLFRAANPVCAGDSQADDPLVAAVLASQRHCWATEVVSRAQLLLESPELAEQAKMQLLPTPRARVRTENEETSGMMIKAAAPVLREDGTLLGVLYGGVLLNRNFEIVDRIKNTVYQGERYKGKDVGTATIFQDDLRIATNVTFPDGGRAIGTRVSEEVYEHVVGKGLAWTSRAFVVHDWYITAYEPIRNLKGDIIGMLYVGMLEAPYRDLRRKVMASFLGAALASILLLAAVTYFSTTSAIKPIDKLLAAMQKVGQGDLSQRVSVSTKDELGRLAHSFNQMIAQLEQLTQSYRALTEDLERKVAERTKELQQAQEQLVQSEKLSSLGKLAAGVAHEINNPLTSIMLNSHLLAEQFAGDQRVSEALKLIIDETARCSAIVRGLLEFSRQQPPQREPTDVNEIVNRTLQLCESQILMAKIKVRTSLAHDLPRLLLDRQKMTQVFTNLVINAIEAMPDGGTLTVISRLHGQDAVEVIFADTGCGIPRHILGRIFDPFFTTKQGKGTGLGLSVSYGIVQAHGGTITVESEMENGTMVTVRLPVQVSDAAQQGGRS, from the coding sequence ATGAGGCTCTCGCTACGCACAAAGCTCCTTGCCTCGTCGGTCGCGGTTGTCGTGGCCTCGGGCATCGTGGTGACCTGGCTCGGCCTTCGCCTGATCGGCGACCGGCTGGTGAGGCAGGCCCAGGAGAAGGTGCGCAGCGATCTCAATGCGGCGCGCGCGCTGTACGAGGAAAACGCGGGCGACATCACCGACGTGGTGCGCCTGACTGCGTCGCGCTTTTTCCTCCAGGAGGCGCTGCGCGCTGGGGACGTGCGCCGCCTGCAAGAAGAGATCATCCGCACCCGCAACCACGAGTGCCTGGATATCCTCACTGTCACTGACGCGCATGGCAGAGTCCTGTTCAGGGCGGCAAACCCTGTCTGCGCCGGGGACTCGCAAGCAGATGACCCCCTTGTGGCGGCCGTGCTCGCCTCCCAGCGGCACTGCTGGGCAACGGAGGTGGTATCACGTGCCCAGTTGCTCCTGGAGAGCCCAGAGCTGGCCGAGCAAGCCAAGATGCAGCTCTTGCCCACGCCGCGCGCCCGCGTCCGGACAGAGAACGAGGAAACTTCCGGCATGATGATCAAGGCCGCCGCGCCAGTGCTCCGCGAGGACGGCACACTTCTGGGCGTGCTCTACGGCGGCGTGTTGCTAAACCGCAACTTCGAGATTGTCGACCGCATCAAGAACACGGTCTATCAAGGGGAGCGCTACAAGGGCAAGGACGTCGGCACCGCCACCATCTTTCAAGATGACCTGCGCATCGCCACCAATGTGACCTTTCCTGACGGCGGCCGAGCCATAGGCACGCGTGTGTCCGAGGAGGTGTACGAGCACGTGGTGGGCAAGGGCCTTGCCTGGACCAGCCGCGCCTTCGTCGTGCACGACTGGTACATCACCGCCTACGAGCCTATTCGCAATCTCAAGGGGGACATCATCGGCATGCTTTACGTGGGCATGCTGGAGGCTCCCTATCGCGACCTGCGCCGCAAGGTGATGGCCAGCTTCCTGGGCGCCGCTTTGGCCAGCATCCTCCTCCTTGCCGCCGTCACCTACTTTTCCACCACCTCCGCCATCAAGCCCATCGACAAGCTTCTTGCCGCGATGCAAAAGGTCGGGCAGGGTGACCTGTCGCAGCGCGTGTCGGTCTCCACGAAGGACGAATTGGGCCGCCTCGCCCATTCCTTCAACCAGATGATTGCCCAGCTGGAACAGCTGACCCAAAGCTATCGGGCCCTCACCGAAGACCTCGAACGCAAGGTGGCGGAGCGCACCAAGGAGCTGCAACAGGCACAAGAGCAGCTCGTGCAGTCGGAAAAGCTCAGCTCCCTGGGGAAACTCGCTGCAGGCGTCGCGCACGAGATCAATAACCCGCTCACCTCGATCATGCTCAACAGCCACCTCTTGGCAGAACAGTTTGCTGGCGACCAACGGGTCAGCGAGGCGCTGAAGCTCATCATCGATGAGACCGCTCGCTGCAGCGCCATCGTGCGTGGCCTCTTGGAGTTTTCTCGCCAGCAGCCCCCGCAGCGCGAGCCCACGGACGTCAACGAAATAGTCAACCGCACCTTGCAACTCTGCGAGAGCCAGATTCTCATGGCAAAGATCAAGGTACGCACTTCTCTTGCCCATGACCTGCCGCGGTTGCTGCTTGACCGGCAGAAAATGACCCAGGTATTCACCAATCTCGTCATCAATGCCATCGAGGCCATGCCGGACGGGGGCACGCTCACTGTCATCTCTCGCCTTCACGGGCAAGATGCCGTGGAGGTCATCTTCGCCGATACAGGGTGCGGCATCCCGCGCCACATCTTGGGCAGGATTTTCGACCCCTTCTTCACCACCAAACAGGGCAAGGGTACAGGACTCGGGCTGTCGGTCAGTTACGGCATTGTGCAGGCGCACGGCGGGACAATCACCGTGGAAAGCGAAATGGAGAATGGTACCATGGTGACCGTGCGTCTACCCGTACAAGTGTCGGATGCAGCTCAGCAAGGAGGACGATCATGA
- a CDS encoding hydrogenase maturation protease → MGDRPAHTLVVGVGNVLLADEGVGVHAANLLQAARLPEHVRVMECGTNFMAAATHLRGARKVVIVDAVRAGSKPGTIHRLTYEELERAGAGLRFAHQVSLLSSLRLLRLAEPALAKAEVILLGVEPATVSGGMEMSPEVRAALPRLIEAVRAEL, encoded by the coding sequence ATGGGTGATCGTCCGGCACATACCCTGGTGGTCGGCGTCGGCAATGTGCTCCTGGCCGACGAGGGCGTCGGGGTGCACGCGGCAAATCTGCTGCAGGCGGCGCGCCTGCCTGAGCACGTCCGGGTCATGGAATGCGGCACCAACTTCATGGCAGCCGCCACACATCTCCGCGGTGCACGCAAGGTGGTCATCGTCGACGCGGTGCGTGCCGGCAGCAAGCCCGGGACAATCCATCGCCTCACCTACGAGGAGCTGGAGCGGGCAGGTGCCGGGCTACGTTTTGCCCACCAGGTCAGCTTGCTCTCCTCGCTCCGGTTGCTGCGGCTTGCCGAGCCGGCTCTAGCCAAAGCTGAGGTCATCCTGCTGGGGGTGGAACCGGCGACCGTATCTGGCGGGATGGAGATGTCACCAGAGGTGCGCGCGGCTCTGCCCCGGCTAATCGAGGCGGTACGCGCCGAACTGTGA
- a CDS encoding Ni/Fe hydrogenase subunit alpha → MSTSIVIDHLCRIEGHGGIIVEIKNGKATRVHMDILEGTRFFEALLKGRIYSEVPAIVSRICSICSGVHTITSQLAVEDAFGVKVSRQTTLLRDLFLQGGNIESHALHVFCLALPDYLGYSGAIAMAADHPDKVKLGLELKKIGNTVQEVVGGRAVHPVNTVVGGFGKVPSAAELRELRAQLVAGMDLAQKAVDFMATLETPRFTESPTVYAALRPADGSFSLVGEQICLSTGEVFPTHDYRKVCNEFVVKHSHSKHSMYKGQPFMVGALARLMINGKALTGKAKEAAERLGLNTFTENIFHNNTAQVVELVYSLEHSIALIDELLQAGIKQEKPAAVELRAGQGTGAAEAPRGILYHSYSFDDKGRLTSADVIAPTSQNAANIEKDMRVAVERLASEPKEVLAHKLEMVARAYDPCLSCSVHLVDLGNG, encoded by the coding sequence ATGAGCACGTCTATCGTCATCGATCATCTGTGTCGAATTGAAGGACATGGCGGCATTATCGTTGAGATCAAGAACGGCAAAGCCACCAGGGTGCATATGGACATCCTGGAGGGCACACGGTTTTTCGAAGCGTTGCTCAAGGGGCGCATCTACAGTGAGGTGCCGGCAATTGTCTCCCGCATCTGCTCCATCTGCTCGGGCGTGCACACCATCACTTCGCAATTGGCTGTGGAGGACGCCTTTGGCGTAAAGGTCAGCCGGCAGACCACCCTGCTCCGCGACCTCTTCTTGCAAGGCGGCAACATCGAGAGCCACGCGCTCCACGTCTTTTGCTTGGCGCTCCCTGACTACCTGGGCTACAGCGGCGCCATCGCCATGGCCGCCGACCACCCGGACAAAGTCAAGTTGGGTCTGGAGCTGAAGAAAATTGGCAACACGGTGCAGGAAGTGGTCGGCGGTCGCGCCGTGCACCCGGTGAACACCGTGGTCGGGGGATTCGGCAAAGTCCCCAGCGCGGCCGAGCTGCGGGAGCTGCGTGCCCAGCTGGTGGCGGGCATGGACCTGGCCCAGAAAGCTGTCGACTTTATGGCCACTCTGGAGACGCCGCGCTTCACCGAGTCGCCCACGGTCTACGCTGCCCTCCGTCCCGCGGACGGCTCTTTCTCGCTCGTGGGCGAACAGATCTGCCTCTCCACCGGAGAGGTCTTCCCGACCCATGACTACCGCAAGGTGTGCAACGAGTTCGTGGTCAAACACTCGCACTCCAAGCACAGCATGTACAAAGGGCAGCCGTTCATGGTGGGTGCCTTGGCCAGATTGATGATCAACGGCAAGGCCCTCACCGGGAAGGCAAAGGAAGCGGCCGAACGTCTCGGGCTGAATACCTTCACCGAGAACATCTTCCACAACAATACGGCGCAAGTGGTGGAACTGGTCTATTCACTGGAGCATTCCATCGCGCTGATTGATGAGCTGCTACAGGCCGGCATCAAGCAGGAGAAGCCTGCAGCGGTGGAGCTCAGAGCAGGCCAGGGCACAGGCGCGGCCGAGGCGCCCCGCGGCATTCTTTACCACAGCTACTCCTTCGACGACAAGGGACGCTTGACGTCTGCAGACGTCATCGCGCCGACGTCGCAAAACGCCGCCAACATCGAGAAAGACATGCGCGTGGCGGTGGAACGATTGGCCAGCGAGCCGAAGGAGGTGTTGGCGCACAAGCTGGAAATGGTCGCCAGGGCCTATGACCCCTGCCTGTCCTGCTCGGTGCACCTGGTGGACCTGGGCAATGGGTGA
- a CDS encoding NADH:ubiquinone oxidoreductase produces MIVKPKIGIFGLTGCSGEQIVILNCEDELLDIAGAVDIRAFHTATSDNDEEGPLDIAFVEGSVVKPEEVELLKKIRKRAKLLVAIGTCATCGGIPAMHNELAREELCKAVYGGNGDCFETIPPQPLRTFVKVDYAISGCPMEKEDFLRAIPMLLHGDLPLLPNYAVCTECKMRENECLLVTRGQLCLGPLTQAGCNARCPGYGVACCGCRGPVDEANVASEVKILQEKGFTLVDVHNALRTFAAPAQALQAELVRGKNE; encoded by the coding sequence ATGATAGTGAAACCCAAGATTGGCATCTTCGGACTGACCGGCTGCAGTGGCGAGCAGATTGTCATCCTCAACTGCGAGGATGAACTGCTGGACATCGCCGGCGCCGTGGACATACGCGCGTTTCACACTGCCACCTCCGACAACGACGAGGAAGGGCCGTTGGACATCGCCTTTGTGGAAGGCTCGGTGGTCAAGCCCGAGGAGGTGGAGCTGCTGAAGAAGATCCGCAAGCGCGCCAAGCTGCTCGTGGCCATTGGCACCTGCGCCACCTGCGGCGGCATTCCGGCAATGCACAACGAGCTCGCGCGCGAGGAACTGTGCAAGGCAGTCTACGGTGGCAACGGCGACTGCTTCGAGACCATCCCGCCGCAACCCTTGCGCACTTTTGTCAAAGTGGACTATGCCATCTCCGGCTGCCCGATGGAGAAGGAGGATTTTCTCCGCGCCATCCCCATGCTGCTGCACGGCGATCTGCCCCTCCTGCCCAACTACGCCGTCTGCACCGAGTGCAAGATGCGCGAGAATGAATGCCTCCTGGTCACGCGCGGCCAGCTCTGTCTGGGGCCGCTGACCCAGGCCGGGTGCAACGCCCGCTGTCCCGGCTACGGGGTGGCCTGTTGCGGCTGCCGCGGCCCGGTGGACGAGGCCAACGTCGCCTCTGAGGTGAAGATTCTGCAGGAGAAAGGATTCACCCTGGTGGATGTTCACAATGCGCTGCGCACCTTTGCCGCTCCCGCGCAGGCGCTGCAAGCGGAACTTGTGAGAGGAAAGAACGAATGA
- a CDS encoding FAD/NAD(P)-binding protein, with the protein MSDHLPKDNPYQPHLARIVRILPQIPDHRLFQLRFEDDEVARNFKHRPGQFVELSVLGTGEAPISISSSPTRPGVLELCVRKVGRVTEALFRLPVDSLIGIRGPYGNGYPVQEMEGHNLLLVAGGLGMAPLRSLLWYAMDNRSKFQDIILMYGARVPGDMLFKYELLGLLDQPDITCLLTVDRDDTGRWPAHIGVVPKLFDKVTLDPKTTIAAVCGPPVMYKFVLQKLLERNFSKDHILMSLERKMKCGVGKCGHCAIGYKYTCLDGPIFTYWDVINLPEVV; encoded by the coding sequence ATGTCTGACCACCTACCCAAGGACAACCCTTATCAGCCGCATCTGGCGCGGATCGTGCGCATCCTGCCGCAGATACCCGATCATCGCCTGTTCCAGTTGCGCTTTGAGGACGATGAGGTGGCGCGCAACTTCAAGCACCGGCCAGGCCAGTTTGTGGAATTGAGCGTGCTCGGCACCGGCGAGGCGCCCATCTCCATCTCGTCCTCCCCGACCAGGCCTGGTGTACTGGAGCTCTGCGTGCGCAAGGTAGGACGCGTTACCGAGGCGCTGTTCAGGCTTCCAGTTGATTCACTAATCGGCATCAGGGGGCCGTATGGCAACGGCTACCCGGTCCAGGAGATGGAAGGGCACAACCTCCTCTTGGTCGCCGGCGGCCTGGGCATGGCACCGCTGCGTTCCCTGCTCTGGTATGCCATGGACAACCGCAGCAAGTTCCAGGACATCATCCTCATGTACGGCGCCCGCGTGCCCGGCGACATGCTCTTCAAGTACGAGCTCCTGGGCCTGTTGGACCAACCGGACATCACCTGTCTGCTCACCGTCGACCGTGACGACACCGGCAGGTGGCCGGCGCACATCGGCGTGGTACCCAAGCTCTTCGACAAGGTCACACTCGACCCCAAGACCACCATCGCTGCGGTATGTGGCCCGCCGGTGATGTACAAGTTTGTCCTGCAGAAGCTCTTGGAGCGCAACTTTTCTAAGGACCACATCCTGATGTCTTTGGAGCGCAAGATGAAGTGTGGCGTGGGCAAGTGCGGCCACTGTGCCATCGGCTACAAGTACACCTGCCTGGACGGCCCCATTTTCACCTACTGGGACGTCATCAACCTGCCAGAGGTGGTGTGA
- a CDS encoding 4Fe-4S dicluster domain-containing protein has product MKIVTLSKSNLLPFLEASRSFGELHAPLKRGEKSCAFAQVEDVADIQVGCLRTILPPKKYFMPPEQTMFAFSTDGYAPVNEEAGKRYVLFGLHPCDIHGIKILDLVFSGAYTDPYYFERRKHVAIIGLDCIPDQLCFCNSMGTYFTEDGFDLFLSDIGDRYMVMVGTSLGDDMINASHHLFGEVDERAKEEFKRRSNARREHFAVEVETWGLPEIFDLEYESRLWKEAGEKCLSCGACSMVCPTCYCYDVLDLLELNAQQGVRKRRWDSCLFKDYALVAGGHNFRKERSSRVKNRFFHKQRGFVAEYGRPACTGCGRCIEACPADINIIELITKLRSEAHV; this is encoded by the coding sequence ATGAAGATCGTCACTTTGTCCAAGAGCAATCTCCTTCCGTTTCTCGAGGCCAGCAGGTCCTTTGGCGAGCTCCACGCGCCCCTCAAGAGAGGTGAGAAGAGCTGCGCCTTTGCCCAAGTCGAGGACGTAGCCGATATTCAAGTTGGCTGCCTGCGCACCATTCTGCCGCCCAAGAAGTACTTCATGCCGCCAGAGCAGACGATGTTTGCCTTCTCCACGGACGGTTACGCCCCAGTGAACGAAGAGGCAGGCAAGCGATACGTCCTTTTCGGCCTTCACCCTTGCGATATTCACGGCATTAAGATTCTGGACCTGGTCTTCAGCGGCGCGTACACAGACCCCTATTACTTCGAGCGACGAAAGCACGTGGCGATAATTGGCCTGGACTGCATTCCCGACCAGCTCTGCTTCTGCAACTCCATGGGAACCTACTTTACCGAGGATGGCTTTGACCTGTTTCTAAGTGACATCGGCGACCGCTACATGGTGATGGTAGGTACCAGCCTCGGCGACGACATGATCAATGCCTCGCACCACCTCTTTGGCGAGGTAGACGAACGGGCAAAGGAAGAGTTCAAACGGCGGTCCAATGCCAGGCGGGAGCACTTTGCTGTGGAGGTGGAAACTTGGGGCCTGCCGGAGATTTTCGACCTGGAATACGAGAGTCGCCTGTGGAAGGAGGCCGGGGAGAAGTGCCTCAGTTGCGGCGCTTGCTCGATGGTCTGCCCCACCTGCTACTGCTACGACGTGCTCGACCTATTGGAACTCAATGCGCAACAGGGCGTGCGCAAGCGCCGTTGGGACTCTTGCCTCTTCAAAGATTATGCGCTGGTGGCCGGCGGACACAACTTCCGCAAGGAGAGGTCCTCTCGGGTGAAGAACCGCTTCTTCCACAAGCAGCGCGGCTTTGTTGCTGAGTACGGCCGACCCGCCTGCACCGGTTGCGGACGCTGCATCGAGGCATGCCCGGCGGACATCAACATCATCGAACTCATCACCAAACTGCGGAGCGAGGCCCATGTCTGA
- a CDS encoding response regulator, with product MAQRPKILIVDDDPDYVEITKSILESKDYEVVTAHSKAEAEQRIATSRPDLIILDIIMDRMNDGFKLCYQLKHDPALRSIPVFAISSVNQVTGFTFSPETDGEYFEADDFAEKPIKADELLRRVENLLRKN from the coding sequence ATGGCGCAGAGGCCGAAAATCTTGATAGTCGATGACGATCCAGACTATGTGGAGATTACCAAGAGTATCTTGGAGAGCAAGGACTATGAGGTGGTAACCGCCCATTCCAAGGCCGAAGCTGAGCAGAGGATTGCCACGTCCAGGCCCGACCTCATCATCCTGGACATCATCATGGACCGCATGAACGACGGGTTCAAGCTCTGCTACCAGCTGAAGCATGATCCGGCTTTGCGTTCGATTCCGGTCTTTGCCATCTCTTCGGTGAACCAGGTGACCGGATTCACCTTCTCGCCGGAGACCGACGGCGAATACTTCGAGGCGGACGACTTTGCCGAAAAGCCGATAAAGGCCGATGAGCTCCTGCGACGAGTCGAAAACCTCCTTAGGAAGAACTGA
- a CDS encoding response regulator encodes MRSTPRILVVDDEEIIRLGCQRILSDEYYEVLTAGDGCAGLALVREKSPDLVLVDLLMPEMGGMELLEAIHQHDKKIVTIVITGYATIESAVEAVKKGAFDYLPKPFGPEELRAAILRGLERRRLLLETERLRKERERNLLELAVERSRTATIIQSMGEGLLVVNQKRQLVLLNPVAQKMLRLHDAQALGKPIEALLQNKALEEFMLGALAQHGSHPVLARKEIPSGHEPNTVLAATLSPILSDTNEVIGVVVVLRDISEQKRIEKSKSDFVRMVAHELKAPIGAIEGYLNLILDGMVKGDQARQRQILERCRDRAAALLSLIRDLLDLSAIEAGKVAQEMAPVEVDKILKEVVELMGSEARAQEVTLKLSTAERLPKVVGDREDLMRVFTNLVSNAIKYNRPGGEVTVSASSQDSYLVVAVKDTGFGIPPEEQSRIFDEFYRVKTEHTRKICGTGLGLAIAKRIVECHRGYIEVESEVDRGSTFAVHLPAYKTT; translated from the coding sequence ATGAGAAGCACGCCGCGCATACTGGTCGTTGACGATGAGGAGATCATTCGCCTCGGTTGTCAACGCATTCTAAGCGATGAATACTATGAGGTGCTCACCGCTGGAGACGGCTGTGCCGGGTTGGCGCTGGTGAGAGAGAAATCGCCGGACCTGGTGTTGGTCGACCTGCTCATGCCTGAGATGGGGGGCATGGAGCTCTTGGAGGCCATCCACCAGCACGACAAGAAGATCGTGACCATTGTCATCACCGGCTACGCGACCATCGAATCGGCAGTGGAGGCAGTGAAGAAGGGCGCGTTCGACTACCTCCCCAAGCCGTTCGGCCCGGAGGAACTTCGCGCGGCCATCCTGCGCGGCCTGGAAAGGCGGCGCCTCCTGCTTGAGACCGAGCGCCTGCGCAAAGAACGGGAACGCAACCTGCTGGAGCTTGCGGTGGAGCGGTCGCGCACGGCCACTATCATCCAGTCCATGGGGGAAGGGCTCCTCGTCGTGAACCAAAAGCGGCAGTTGGTGCTTCTCAACCCGGTGGCCCAGAAGATGCTGCGCTTGCACGACGCCCAAGCGCTGGGCAAGCCAATCGAGGCACTCCTCCAGAACAAGGCCCTCGAGGAGTTCATGCTCGGTGCGCTGGCCCAACATGGCAGCCACCCGGTACTGGCCAGAAAGGAGATCCCCAGCGGACATGAGCCCAACACGGTGCTGGCGGCCACCCTCTCGCCGATTCTGAGCGACACGAACGAGGTCATCGGCGTTGTGGTGGTCCTGCGGGACATCTCCGAGCAAAAGCGGATCGAGAAGAGCAAGTCCGACTTTGTGCGCATGGTCGCCCATGAGCTGAAGGCGCCCATCGGAGCCATCGAAGGCTACCTCAACTTGATTCTGGACGGCATGGTCAAAGGCGACCAGGCGCGGCAGAGGCAGATCCTCGAACGCTGCCGGGACCGCGCGGCTGCTCTGCTCAGCCTCATCCGCGACCTGCTGGACCTCTCCGCCATCGAAGCCGGCAAAGTGGCCCAGGAGATGGCCCCGGTGGAAGTGGACAAAATCCTCAAGGAAGTAGTCGAACTCATGGGCAGCGAGGCCCGCGCCCAGGAGGTCACCCTGAAGCTCTCCACCGCCGAACGCCTACCCAAAGTGGTGGGGGATCGCGAGGACTTGATGCGGGTGTTCACCAATCTGGTGAGCAATGCCATCAAGTACAATCGTCCGGGCGGGGAGGTCACCGTGTCGGCCAGCAGCCAGGACTCCTACCTGGTGGTTGCGGTCAAGGACACCGGCTTCGGCATCCCCCCAGAAGAGCAGAGCAGAATCTTCGATGAGTTCTACCGGGTGAAGACCGAGCACACCCGGAAGATTTGTGGCACCGGCCTGGGTCTGGCCATCGCCAAGCGCATTGTGGAGTGCCACCGTGGCTACATCGAAGTGGAAAGTGAGGTAGATCGCGGCAGCACCTTTGCAGTTCACCTGCCCGCGTACAAGACGACATAG
- a CDS encoding response regulator, whose translation MESERTHERGEAEVRPPIHCLANILVVGDQQDPCIRELTQFVYAHGYCIEAEADIAEAIRRVQEHKFEVIVLDAKVEGMRPERAVSILRGLDPKSKIIVKSTHNTRELEAEIRKARVYYYHLECFGIEDLKVAVLSALQGATAELQAATKEVHPMDSKARILIVDDDPDFVEINKTVLETHGFQTAAAYTPEEAWQALGTWQPDLIMLDVMMPKGTEGFHLAYRLRADQQYRKIPVLMVTQINQMAEFRFSPETDGDFLPVEDFVEKPVRPDELVQRIESLLAKARRSSWEKVDTYKGMGLKKQS comes from the coding sequence ATGGAAAGCGAAAGAACACACGAACGGGGCGAGGCCGAAGTAAGGCCCCCCATCCACTGCTTGGCCAACATCCTGGTGGTCGGCGACCAGCAGGACCCGTGCATACGCGAGCTGACGCAGTTTGTTTACGCCCACGGCTATTGCATCGAGGCAGAGGCCGACATTGCCGAGGCCATTCGCCGCGTGCAGGAGCACAAGTTCGAAGTCATCGTGCTGGATGCCAAGGTGGAGGGGATGCGCCCCGAGCGCGCGGTGAGCATCCTGCGCGGACTGGACCCAAAATCGAAAATCATCGTCAAGAGCACGCACAACACCCGAGAGCTTGAGGCAGAGATCCGCAAGGCGCGGGTCTACTATTACCACCTCGAGTGCTTCGGCATAGAAGATTTGAAGGTGGCCGTGCTTTCGGCATTGCAAGGAGCAACGGCCGAACTGCAGGCTGCAACAAAAGAGGTTCACCCCATGGACTCCAAAGCAAGAATCCTCATCGTGGACGACGACCCGGACTTTGTGGAAATCAACAAGACCGTGCTGGAAACACACGGCTTCCAGACGGCAGCCGCCTACACTCCGGAAGAGGCATGGCAGGCACTGGGCACCTGGCAACCCGACCTCATCATGTTGGACGTGATGATGCCCAAAGGCACCGAAGGTTTCCACCTCGCCTATCGCCTGCGCGCTGACCAGCAGTACCGAAAGATCCCCGTGCTGATGGTCACTCAGATCAATCAGATGGCAGAGTTCCGCTTTTCCCCGGAGACCGATGGCGACTTTCTGCCGGTCGAAGATTTTGTGGAGAAGCCGGTCCGCCCCGATGAGCTCGTGCAGCGCATCGAATCGCTCCTTGCCAAGGCGCGCCGCAGCTCATGGGAGAAGGTGGATACCTACAAGGGCATGGGTTTGAAAAAACAGTCATAA
- a CDS encoding sigma-54 dependent transcriptional regulator, whose product MSEQSGSVNILVADDDASIREGCERVLRGEGYRVRTAADGLEALRALQTEHFDIALLDLKMPGQDGIEVLRQIKRQALATDVVMITGYATVETAVEAMRLGAYDYVPKPFPPSEVRQVVAKVLKKRELLSGPPEQEWKIELDGRTDIIVGDSPRMREVFRLVKKVAPTDSTVLIYGESGTGKELIARAIHYNSHRRDKPFLTVDCGSLVETLFESELFGHVKGAFTGAIETKHGSFELANGGTFLFDEIGNISLSMQAKILRAIQEREIRRVGGTTTIKVDVRVIAATNRDLRRCVQEGTFREDLYYRLSVIPIYLPSLRERKEDIPLLARHFLQKYNQRRKRDIHDISPAAMQLLCNYHWPGNVRELENVIERAVVIEDSDQITPDSLPAHLRVEEKAQPAEQFQIRTLEELEKEHIIRTLIATDWNRSRAAQLLGIDRKTLYEKIKRYQIKTM is encoded by the coding sequence ATGAGCGAGCAAAGCGGTAGCGTCAACATCTTGGTTGCAGACGACGATGCGAGCATCCGCGAAGGGTGCGAGCGGGTGTTGCGCGGCGAGGGCTATCGGGTGCGCACCGCAGCGGACGGCCTCGAGGCGTTGCGGGCGCTGCAGACAGAACACTTCGACATCGCCCTCTTGGACCTGAAAATGCCGGGGCAAGACGGCATTGAGGTGCTGCGCCAAATCAAGCGCCAGGCCCTTGCCACCGACGTGGTGATGATCACCGGCTATGCCACCGTGGAAACCGCCGTCGAAGCGATGCGCCTCGGCGCCTACGACTACGTCCCGAAGCCCTTCCCGCCCAGCGAAGTGCGCCAGGTGGTCGCCAAGGTCCTGAAGAAGCGGGAGCTGCTCAGCGGCCCGCCAGAGCAAGAGTGGAAGATCGAGTTGGACGGCCGCACCGACATCATTGTCGGCGACAGCCCACGCATGCGGGAGGTCTTTCGGCTCGTCAAAAAGGTCGCTCCCACCGACTCCACGGTGCTCATCTACGGGGAAAGCGGCACCGGCAAAGAGCTCATCGCGCGCGCCATCCACTACAATAGCCACCGCCGCGACAAGCCCTTCCTGACGGTCGATTGCGGCTCATTGGTGGAGACGCTGTTCGAGAGCGAGCTCTTCGGGCACGTCAAGGGAGCGTTCACCGGCGCCATCGAGACAAAACATGGCAGCTTCGAGCTGGCAAACGGCGGCACCTTTCTGTTCGACGAAATCGGCAATATCTCGCTCAGCATGCAGGCCAAGATCCTGCGGGCAATTCAGGAGCGCGAGATCCGCCGCGTGGGCGGTACGACCACCATCAAGGTGGACGTGCGCGTCATCGCCGCCACCAATCGCGACCTCCGCCGCTGCGTGCAGGAAGGGACATTCCGCGAGGACTTGTACTACCGCCTGAGCGTCATCCCCATCTACCTGCCCTCGTTGCGCGAGCGCAAGGAGGACATTCCGCTCTTGGCACGCCATTTCCTGCAGAAGTACAACCAGCGGCGCAAGCGCGACATCCACGACATCTCGCCCGCGGCGATGCAGCTGCTGTGCAACTATCACTGGCCGGGTAACGTGCGCGAGCTGGAAAACGTCATCGAGCGGGCCGTGGTGATCGAAGACAGCGACCAGATCACACCCGACAGTCTCCCTGCGCATCTCCGCGTCGAGGAGAAGGCCCAGCCCGCTGAGCAGTTCCAGATCCGCACCTTGGAGGAGCTGGAGAAAGAACACATTATCCGCACCCTCATTGCCACCGACTGGAATCGCTCCCGCGCCGCGCAACTGCTGGGCATCGACCGCAAGACGCTGTACGAGAAGATCAAGCGCTACCAAATCAAGACCATGTAG